The genome window CGTTTCCCTTCACCTCGGCGTCGTCGGGCCGCAAGAGGAAGGCAGACGTCGTCGAACACCTCGAGGCACCAGGCGCCAGCGACCTCAGCGGGCTGCCGTGCTTGCGGGAGTTCATGGAGTCCGGCAATTACCGCCAATGCATTCGGCCGGGTTTTCCGCCAATGCGTTCGGCCTCTATTATCCCGCAGTCCTGTTGCAAGTACAAGGTGGAGTGAAGTCAATTCTGCTTCTCTGCGGCCACGGCTCGCCTGAGCTCAACACATCGCCGAGGGGAACGGCGGTCCGGAGAGGAAGGGGAGAAGGACATGGCTCTGTAATTTTCGACGCCAATCTTGGCCGCGCATGTCCTGCAACGCTACGCCTACACTGGTACGCGAAAACTGTTTAATTCTTCTCGTCGCTCGTGGAGGCGAACAACAGCCACAGCAAATGATGAGCAGTACTGCGCACAATATATGTTGTTGGCCGCACAATGAATTCGTGTGTCCAACTACATAGATTGATAACGAAAGGGCAAAATGTTCAGAGTTCTGAACATATTCAGTTTGGCTTTTCTTGTTTTGGGTGATTTGGCGATTGCACAACGATATGTGTTTTCAGCAGACATGTCGTGCTGCAGTACGCAGCTGCTTTTGTTGAGGATGGTCAAGGCTCAAGACTTGAAGGAAACGGAGAACCTTGCGGCTGGAAGCTCATCAGGAGCCGCATGCCGCgagctcctctcctctcctcggcGAGGCCGATGCAGCCGCGCGCCGCTGAAACTGATCAGCGCTGTCTTGGACCTGGGTCCGTTGCAGACGGATGCAGAGAGACCAGGATCCTGCTCGGCCGGCGTCGACCACGACGTGCAGAGTTGCAGACTCACCTGGTTGGAAGGCCACGGTCGCGCCCCTCCAGCCTTAGGTACACGCATATCTATACAACCTTAGAGCATAGCATGGGTGTTAATTAGACAATTGCTTGGTTGAATCATGTATCCAGTGCTTTTCACTTTCCGGCCGCACCGTGTTAAGCCATAGATGAAATTTTACAAAATCTATGCATTCTCCGATAAAATCCGATAAAATTTTTACACAATGTACGCATTATCCGATAAACTTTTTACAAAATGCGACAGTTGAACaaagatcccccccccccccctcacacacacacacacacaactttctcaaaaaaaaaaaactatcttcATGTTATGATTATGCTACGTGCGTCAGAAATCGACAACCGTGCTCTGCAACACTGCAAAAGTACAGTCTTTTTTACTTCTGTACAGAAAGCAACGACCTCACAGTTTCGAAACTTTTGGTGTCGAAGCACCGGTTTGGAACTTCTTGATATAGTCATAGATGTGATCGCTGATTTCTTGCGCTCTTTCCTGCTGGATGAAGTGCCCGGCGCCCTTGATTACCACCACCTCCTCAAGCATAGGCACATCCCTCTTGAGCCCACCCTTGTGTATGTAGCTCTTCACTCCCGGGTGATGGTATGCCAGGTCACCGTCCCCGACAATAAATTTAGTTGGCACTGTCACTTGTGCTCCTGTCCATGGCGCCATCAGTTCCCAGTTCCTGTCCACGCGTGTCAGTCAGAGGTTACTATTTTCTGACACATGCATATGATGTAGCGTGCAGCCGATGATGATGCGATTATCAAGCCTTTGAAAATGTATGACTGTGAGGATAAAATATACCTTAATGGCTGAAATCTAATCAACTTAGGGAAATCACTAATAGTTCAGACAAAAGTTGCTTTTATGGCTAATGCTATTCAAACCAGAGTTTCATATTTTTGGTAACAATATTCAAAACCTAATTTAGGAAAAAATGAAGAGAAAGTTCCAGCACCTTGCAAACAATGATGTTGGTTTCCAACAACTTGCAAAAATTTCGTACTAAACTGCAGTTCATGTAGGCTGTTAGAAAGTTCCAGCATCTTGCAAACATGGATGTGGTAATTCTACAATTTGTGATTACAGCGCTGTGACAGGAGCAGGATGATAGGGGAGAGTGATTAATCCAAGCAATGATCTATACAAACAGTCCGTTGAACACATCCAAAACACACAGCACAATGTTTAATTCAATAGTATTACAATTTTAGTATCAGTATTTCACAATCAGAAGCTCTATGCATCTCTCTAGTGTGGCCAGTGAGTTGAGTTGCATACAAAACTATAGTACATATGGAAACAGGTGACACAGATGTGGTTTAGGAGTTCGCCATGTGCAGCAAGTTTTTAGGATAAATGTGACATGCTTTAATTCTGGAGATTATGATTGGCTTCACACTAATGAAATTTAAAATAGTTGCAAACTTACAGGTCTAAGCAGCGGTAGTAATTTactcctccaccaaatccaGTTTTTGCATACACACTTGCAACGTAACTGACATCTTCCTCGGAGAGCCAAGAAGGGAGTGCTATTTGCTTATTGTTTGCTCGCATTTTCTGAAGGGACATAGCAGAAGAACCTGTGGTTTGGACAGTCAATGCCATTTTGAAGAACCTCTTCAAGTCAAAACCAGTGAATTCTGCTTCAACTCCAGGTTCCTGCCAATCAATGTGACACCAAGGTGAGCTTTAGAAATCAGTATCTCTTCTTTGAAACTTGAGAACTGCTTGCAACTGAAGAACAGACCAAAGAAGCAAATTTAAATAGGTACAAACTAAAGTAAACCTCTGGAAAATCAGTTAACAGGTAACTCCAACGCACCGACTCAGCACATGAGAAAAAATGAGCAGCTTATCTGTGCCAGTAATGCATTAAGACGAAGCATACATGTCAGCAACACCTTTGACCTTTTGTTTGGACTCTTTGGAGAACTACTCTAGTATAGATCCATCCAACTCACTTTCACAATGAAACCAATCGAACTCAACAGTCCCATGCCCTTGTGATACACTGATACTCTGACAGTTGTGAGTTTGGATCACAACTGAGGAATCTTATCGATGTTCCTCTTTGCACAAGTAACCATATTGCAAAAACAAATGGCGGCCGAATGGCCGATGTCATCACATCCCTAATTGGGGAGACATAAGCAGCAAGCATGCCAACTGCAGAAATGCTAATCACGTCCAAAACTATGCTCCAACTGAAAAATTGCTAATTAATCTGCTGACGCCTTCCATCTGCAGCAGCGAACAAGATTTGATACCTCGATTGTACTGATTAGGTGGCACAGCAATAGGAGAAGCAACTGCTCACCTGGAATCGGCAGACGTAGTAGTCGTCGCCGTACACGCTGCGGAAGTACTCGACGGGCTTCACGCCGGGGCGCCTGGGCATGAAGGCGACGCTGAGGTTGACGAGCGCGCGCACCCGATCCGGCCGCAGCAGGCACAGGTTCCACGACACGATGGCGCCCCAGTCGTGCCCCACCACGAACACCTTGGCAGCAAAACCAACACATCAATCACGGCCGAGCAATCGCACGAGCCCAACAAATCTCACAAAATCCGGGGGTTGCGAAGGGAAATCAAGCCGCGTGGCGCCCGCGTGGGTACCTGCGGGAGCTGGAGGGCGTCGAGGAGGGCGACGAGGTCCCCGACGATGTGGAAGACGGTGTAGGAGGACGGGAGCGGCGGCGCGGTGGTGCCCCCGTAGCCGCGGAGGTCGGGCGCGACGCAGCGGTAGCCCCGCGCCGCCAGGTACCCCATCTGGTGGCGCCACGAGTACCACAGCTCCGGGAAGCCGTGCACGAACAGCACCGCGGGGGCGGTGGGGCCCGCCGGGCCGGACTCCGCGACGTGCATCGAGATGCCGTTGGCCTCAACCTGCCGGTGCCTCACCGCCGCCATGGCGTCGCTGGAACGTCGGTGTCGTGGCCGTGCTGCAGTTGACGGGGAGAGCGGCGACCGGTGCGTGAGATTGAGCTGAGGTGGGCAACTTCAACTGGGCTAGCAGATGATACATGGGCTCAAATGGATCGTTGGGCCAAGCTGAAACCATCCTGGGCTCATCAGACGGCCCATGTCTACGCGGCTAATCAGTTTCAGTCTGATACTAATGGCTTGAGGAGCTAGCAACTACTCGCTCGCATCTAAAATAAATGTCGTTTTAGTTAcgtataattaattatttaatttttttactataaattgttttatatattaagtttacatatttaaaaatgatataggtagatttgttttgaaatatattttttaataatatattattactatgttttattaatatattacaataaaaattAGTAAATAAAGTTATATTTTAGAGACCGTATCAATATCTAAAATTACACTTATTTTAGACAGGAGAGAGTAGTACACACGTCAATCTTAACTGCAAATCTCCTATCCAATAGCTACGGGTATATAGGGTATTAGGGTGTCGATATTTCATTTAAAGTCCTGGCGGTCGTTATTTCATTTACTGACCCCACCCAGAGTCCATGTCTTGTCGGAACATCACCGCGCCCGGGCTGCTCTTCCCTCTCGTTCGTCCTACCTGAGGTTGTCGCACGCCCGATGTACGCCTCTCTGGCCGCATTCGTCCACTCGGTGTGTTGGCACAAAAATATGGATCATTGCGCCAACACATGAGCACCTCTTATGCAATCCGCAACAGCGTGCGCAGGGCGTACAATAGCGGGGGTAACTATTGCACTTTTGCGGCAATGAGTGACCGATTTACAAGCAAAGCGACAAAGGATAACTAACCTGGTGAGCAGCACCTGGGAAACAGCAAATCGCACCCGGGAGGGACCTCGTCAGGGCATGGTTAGCCggcggcttgtccttggtcgttgagatcaagaacaagtagcagcaggaggaggaaaaAGGAGGAACAAGACTACAAGATCTAGGCAAAAGAAGAAATAtattgtaaattgtgtttgatcgattggttgatatTCTCAATCGGCCACAagcctctcatatttaaagggcagcaggtcttagccgtaagagatcATGACTCCTAATTTGAACCGGACAAGAGTTGCAGATATAATTCGGTTATGCCTACCTGATCTCCAAAttttctataacaaacatatattttctatttgaacAGGTAAAACTCCCACATATCTACCTAAATACGATTTAATGTAGTTCTACCTTCTTAAATTCGACCAACTCTTCCATCTGTCCAGAGACCAACTGCAGTAATAAACCATGATCATTGGTCACCTTGTCATTGTTTGTGATCACTGATCGTGTTCACTGGTCTGAAATTACTATTTAATAGTCTGAAATCATTGTTCAATGGTCGGAGGTTACTGTTCATATGGTCACGGCTACTGTTTATCGGATCGTGATTACTATTCATTAGTCGGAGGTTACTGTTCACTGGTTGGAGTACTGTGCATTGGTCAGAGTATTGCGCACTGATAGCAAGACATGCGATCTCTGAAGGTTTTGTCACCGTTCGGAAGACCACAGAGGAGGTTCACGACCTTGCAAGCTCATTCATTTTGTAGCTCAATCTCTGCTTTGGTCCGTCCGGCTTGACCTGCTGAGGGGTATCTTTGAATCCTAGAGACACTTGGATCAAACTCATAAGAACCAGCCCTCGGGTATAACTTGAGTGGTTATTTTGTAATAAAAGGACCTGCCTTTAAGTAAATATTCCCTGTGTTCATGTGGTGAGCAGGTTCTGAGTGCTCGCTACATTTAAGGTGTACCACAGCTTTCTGTGCCACTCGCTAGTTAGGTTTGTGGCAAATAGGACAATCATTAGCACGACGAGCCCTTCGGTGGGAGCCACTGCTTGATTCGAGCTAGGACTTGTGGCTTCGTTGTTGTCTAGTTAGGTTTATGGCGACTAGGACAACCCTTAGCACGACAACCCCTTCAGTGGCAACCAACACTCGACTCGAGCTAGGACTTGTGACTTTATGGTCGTTTTTTCCCTTGCCACCCATATCTTTGAAATTGTGCGAGCAACTGCCTAAATCCCCCAACAATTTATTGCTTGCCATATGAGCAAAAAGGTCACAAATACTAAAAGCTTTTTAAAAGGAATCATAACTTGTACTATCCCCCGATTGTCTGGTCGGTAGAAAAGCTACCGGCTAGGAGATCAAGCTTTTGAATCGGAAAAACTCATAATCCATCAGAAATACCGTTCTTATCTAGgaaatcatgcaaaaaaaaaagagagtctGGTTTTTGAATCGGAAAAATTTACAAGCTATGTTCTACGCTCGTCCAGaagatcctacaaaatagagaaacaggCTCATCTTCGAGCAACCCTACATATTGAACTTGCGTAACTGGGCTATGTTTCAGGAATTTTGCAGttgtgaggatcggtgacgttctaagagggggtgaacTTGGACACTTAAAACGTAAAccaaatcagctccaaaaacttcacaagataaatctatctcaatttctatctaaatgtattataaatttatctagtgtgtctaatctaccgctcaagaggattgcaatctACTCTatcaaggtaaattacaagtatgtaaatatgaaaatgtaaataaggtagagatacaagctcggcacaagagatttttatctcgtggtatcgatgacatgaataccactcctaatccacgttggagatCCATAAAGTATATGCTCCAAATCGCCAAGCCTCTTCCAATCACGGtatttgagctaccaagtcaccaagacaataTCTCAAGCACAATAaatcaccaagccaccaaggtaaggtctcaccactagcatctcttccagtcacttgcggTCATGATCATTTCggaggttgagccaccaaggcaagggtctctacaTCCCCGTAAAcgtcttgccgctgctccacaccaagtcagaagGTCAACAACCTTGAGCCACCAACGCCCAAGATGCCGgggagtcatcaagactccaagatgctgatgtaccacttggtacaagttaggatcactcattgaccCCTCCTTCgagctgcaacacctagctacaacttactctaggcctataagcactaaacactctctaattaTATGCTTAATTTCAtaggataatcactttaagcactttggtggcttgaatatcGTTTCAATTATATATTAGCTTCCTCTAGACTACAGCAACATGCCACAcgttcaaatgattgagtgga of Phragmites australis chromosome 3, lpPhrAust1.1, whole genome shotgun sequence contains these proteins:
- the LOC133913715 gene encoding uncharacterized protein LOC133913715 — encoded protein: MAAVRHRQVEANGISMHVAESGPAGPTAPAVLFVHGFPELWYSWRHQMGYLAARGYRCVAPDLRGYGGTTAPPLPSSYTVFHIVGDLVALLDALQLPQVFVVGHDWGAIVSWNLCLLRPDRVRALVNLSVAFMPRRPGVKPVEYFRSVYGDDYYVCRFQEPGVEAEFTGFDLKRFFKMALTVQTTGSSAMSLQKMRANNKQIALPSWLSEEDVSYVASVYAKTGFGGGVNYYRCLDLNWELMAPWTGAQVTVPTKFIVGDGDLAYHHPGVKSYIHKGGLKRDVPMLEEVVVIKGAGHFIQQERAQEISDHIYDYIKKFQTGASTPKVSKL